In one Scyliorhinus canicula chromosome 3, sScyCan1.1, whole genome shotgun sequence genomic region, the following are encoded:
- the fgf5 gene encoding LOW QUALITY PROTEIN: fibroblast growth factor 5 (The sequence of the model RefSeq protein was modified relative to this genomic sequence to represent the inferred CDS: inserted 1 base in 1 codon; deleted 2 bases in 2 codons), which translates to MRLHCLVLLFLNHSARFSCVYGEQVASAGLHRGTKNESSSATQSRRSLRNMYQWNRSGPRTGRLYCRVGIGFHLQIQPDGKVSGSHEANLFSILEIFAVSQGIVGIRGIFSNRFLAMNKRGKLYATTKFTNECVFKERYQENSYNTYASATYRSQNNSREWYVALNKRGKXKMGSSPRVKPQHISTHFLPRFKQSEKEKTSKSPGSSPRERRQPSPQRRPLQASVRRKSTSVVRYRPKFRFG; encoded by the exons ATGCGCCTTCACTGCCTCGTCCTCCTCTTCCTCAATCACAGCGCCCGCTTCTCTTGTGTGTACGGCGAGCAGGTAGCGTCCGCAGGACTACATCGGGGCACAAAAAACGAGAGCTCCTCAGCCACGCAGAGCCGGAGATCACTCAGGAACATGTACCAGTGGAATAGGTCTGGGCCGCGCACTGGAAGACTTTATTGCAGAGTTGGAATTGGTTTTCATTTGCAGATTCAGCCTGATGGGAAAGTCAGTGGCTCGCATGAAGCCAATCTGTTCA GTATTTTGGAAATATTCGCAGTGTCTCAGGGGATAGTGGGAATTCGAGGAATTTTTAGCAACCGATTTTTAGCGATGAATAAAAGGGGGAAACTCTACGCAACT ACCAAGTTTACAAACGAATGCGTTTTCAAGGAGAGATACCAA GAGAACAGTTACAACACTTACGCCTCTGCCACTTAC AGAAGCCAAAACAATAGCCGGGAGTGGTATGTGGCTTTAAACAAACGCGGTA TTAAAATGGGGAGCAGCCCTCGGGTGAAACCTCAGCACATTTCGACACATTTCCTTCCGAGGTTCAAACAGTCCGAGAAAGAGAAGACGTCAAAATCACCAGGAAGCTCCCCGAGAGAAAGACGGCAGCCGAGCCCCCAAAGGCGCCCCCTGCAGGCAAGCGTCCGCAGGAAGAGTACAAGCGTTGTCAGATATCGGCCAAAATTTCGTTTCGGATAG